One Vallitalea pronyensis genomic region harbors:
- the rsmI gene encoding 16S rRNA (cytidine(1402)-2'-O)-methyltransferase, whose protein sequence is MTGILYLVATPIGNLEDITYRAVRILEEADLIAAEDTRHTKKLLNHLGINKPLISYHEHNKMEKGQVLIEKLLAGDGIALVTDAGTPGISDPGEDLVKLCHDHNIPVTSIPGPVALITGLILSGLSTRRFVFEGFLPHDKKERKMVLEQLKDEHRTIILYEAPHRLKQTLLSIKDTLGNRQVSMTRELTKKFEEVLPMTLDEAIKKYSQEDPRGEYVLIVEGKSLESIRDDRIKQWESITIEEHMNQYMKENMSKKEAMKQVAKDRGTTKRAIYQYLIEPSE, encoded by the coding sequence ATGACGGGCATATTATATTTGGTAGCAACACCCATTGGCAACCTGGAAGATATAACGTATAGAGCTGTGAGGATACTGGAAGAAGCAGACCTTATAGCAGCAGAAGATACCAGGCATACAAAAAAATTATTAAATCATCTGGGTATTAATAAACCCCTTATCAGTTATCATGAACACAATAAGATGGAAAAAGGTCAGGTACTGATTGAAAAATTATTAGCAGGTGATGGCATTGCTTTAGTAACCGATGCAGGAACACCAGGCATCTCAGACCCAGGAGAAGATTTGGTTAAGTTATGCCATGATCATAACATCCCTGTCACATCCATACCAGGCCCAGTAGCCCTCATTACAGGTTTAATATTATCAGGATTATCCACCAGACGATTTGTTTTTGAAGGGTTTTTGCCTCATGATAAAAAAGAGCGAAAGATGGTGTTGGAACAACTAAAGGATGAACATCGGACCATTATCTTGTATGAAGCGCCTCATCGCTTAAAGCAAACCTTACTTAGCATAAAAGATACACTTGGAAACAGGCAGGTAAGCATGACACGGGAATTAACGAAAAAATTTGAAGAAGTGCTTCCCATGACTTTAGACGAAGCCATTAAGAAATATAGCCAAGAAGACCCAAGAGGGGAATATGTACTGATTGTTGAAGGTAAATCTCTGGAGAGCATACGGGATGATAGGATTAAACAATGGGAAAGTATAACCATCGAAGAACACATGAATCAATATATGAAAGAAAACATGTCAAAAAAAGAAGCCATGAAGCAAGTAGCAAAAGACCGGGGCACAACAAAACGAGCCATCTACCAATATTTAATTGAACCAAGTGAGTAA
- a CDS encoding tRNA1(Val) (adenine(37)-N6)-methyltransferase, with protein MMELKANERIDDLHRRKYKIIQNPKTFCFGMDAVLLSGFAQVKEGEHVLDLGTGTGIIPILLEAKTKGKHFIGLEIQEDSVEMATRSVHLNGLDDKVSIVQGDIKEADSLFPLSSFDVVTSNPPYMQGQSGLKNRFQPKTIARHEVLCTLEDVIKTASSLVKVGGRFYMVHRPHRLPEIMVLLKQYKCEPKRMRFVHPYVHKEPNMILIESVRHGKPLLKVEPPLIVYEEVGQYTDEIYNIYGYATRPSDVSKGVVQ; from the coding sequence ATGATGGAGTTAAAAGCCAATGAACGCATAGATGACCTGCATAGAAGAAAATATAAAATCATACAAAACCCTAAGACATTTTGTTTTGGTATGGATGCGGTCTTATTATCAGGATTTGCACAGGTTAAGGAGGGAGAACATGTACTTGATCTGGGCACAGGAACTGGTATTATACCCATCTTGCTTGAAGCCAAGACAAAAGGGAAACATTTTATTGGATTAGAGATACAAGAAGATAGCGTAGAGATGGCGACAAGAAGTGTTCATCTGAATGGGCTAGACGATAAAGTATCCATTGTTCAAGGTGATATAAAGGAAGCAGACAGTCTGTTTCCTTTATCTAGTTTTGATGTGGTTACATCCAATCCACCGTATATGCAGGGTCAAAGCGGGCTAAAAAATAGATTTCAGCCCAAAACCATAGCAAGACATGAAGTATTATGCACATTAGAAGATGTGATTAAAACAGCATCATCCCTTGTAAAAGTAGGGGGAAGGTTCTACATGGTTCATCGACCCCATCGGCTGCCTGAGATCATGGTGCTGTTAAAACAGTATAAGTGTGAACCTAAGCGTATGCGATTCGTGCATCCTTATGTCCATAAAGAGCCTAACATGATACTCATTGAATCCGTTCGACATGGTAAACCTTTGTTAAAAGTGGAGCCGCCCCTCATTGTGTATGAAGAGGTAGGACAATATACAGATGAGATTTATAATATCTATGGGTATGCAACCCGCCCATCAGATGTAAGTAAGGGAGTGGTACAATGA
- a CDS encoding PSP1 domain-containing protein, producing MIKVIGVRFRKAGKIYYFDPNGLDIQAGQNVIVETVRGIEYGEVVIGVKEVTEDEVIQPLKSVIRITTEEDDAKEAKNRAKEKEAFGICIKKIKKHELDMKLIDVEYTFDNNKVLFYFTADGRIDFRELVKDLAAIFKTRIELRQIGVRDETKMIGSIGICGRALCCHTHLCEFQPVSIKMAKEQNLSLNPTKISGVCGRLMCCLKYEEGTYDYLNKALPNVGDRVITPEGFKGEVLSVNVLRQMVKVVTRKEDGDPEILQYKSNELKFKRCRKQQHKNNEDISQEDQEELKTLLNLEKKEGKMKRE from the coding sequence ATGATAAAAGTAATTGGTGTTAGATTCCGAAAGGCAGGGAAAATCTATTATTTTGATCCTAATGGTTTAGATATCCAAGCAGGACAAAATGTCATTGTAGAGACTGTTCGAGGAATCGAATATGGAGAAGTTGTTATCGGTGTGAAAGAGGTCACAGAAGATGAGGTTATTCAACCGCTAAAGAGTGTAATCCGGATCACAACCGAAGAAGACGATGCCAAAGAAGCAAAAAATCGTGCTAAAGAAAAAGAAGCATTTGGTATCTGTATCAAAAAAATCAAGAAACACGAACTGGATATGAAGCTTATCGATGTGGAATATACATTTGATAATAATAAAGTACTTTTCTATTTTACGGCAGATGGCCGCATCGACTTTAGAGAGTTGGTAAAAGACTTAGCAGCGATTTTTAAAACCCGTATTGAGTTAAGGCAGATTGGTGTAAGAGACGAAACAAAAATGATTGGTAGTATTGGCATCTGTGGTCGAGCATTATGCTGCCACACCCATTTATGCGAATTCCAACCGGTTTCCATTAAGATGGCAAAAGAACAGAATCTATCCCTTAACCCAACGAAAATCTCAGGGGTATGTGGACGACTGATGTGTTGCCTAAAATATGAGGAAGGTACCTATGATTATCTGAATAAAGCATTACCGAATGTGGGTGATCGGGTTATTACACCAGAAGGTTTTAAGGGAGAAGTGTTGAGTGTTAACGTTCTTCGCCAAATGGTTAAAGTTGTTACCCGTAAAGAAGATGGTGATCCTGAGATTCTACAATACAAATCCAATGAATTGAAGTTTAAACGTTGTCGTAAACAACAACATAAAAACAATGAAGATATATCTCAAGAAGATCAGGAAGAACTAAAAACACTTCTTAATCTAGAGAAAAAAGAAGGTAAAATGAAGCGGGAATAA
- the holB gene encoding DNA polymerase III subunit delta': MYTFEEIIGQDNIKEHVQSAIGTGKISHAYIIDGEKGMGKKLLANTFAKTIQCEKKGITPCNDCVSCKTFDTLNHPDTVYVKPSKKTGIGVGDIREQINGDIHIKPYHYPYKVYIIDEADTMTEQAQNALLKTIEEPPPYAVILLLSRNVNRFLPTILSRCVVLKLKPVSDDKMMAHLLQAHDVTHEQARLVASFSQGNMGKGMALITSKAFLDMRDQMIDIVNEMIHSDDYGLMVLSERFDAFKDQINDFLDLMMTWFRDLLLVKKLQTDDLLINGDKYKTLLKQAQVLSYNEISVMTQNIHNAKDLLRYNSNYRLVIEMMLLQTKENS, from the coding sequence ATGTATACATTTGAGGAAATTATAGGACAAGATAACATAAAGGAGCATGTACAGAGCGCTATTGGGACAGGTAAGATATCCCATGCTTATATTATCGATGGGGAGAAGGGAATGGGTAAGAAGTTATTAGCCAATACCTTTGCCAAGACCATTCAATGTGAGAAAAAGGGGATAACCCCTTGTAATGATTGTGTGTCCTGTAAGACTTTTGATACCTTGAATCATCCAGATACAGTGTATGTGAAGCCATCCAAAAAAACAGGTATTGGTGTGGGTGATATTCGAGAGCAGATTAATGGGGATATACATATAAAACCTTATCACTATCCCTATAAGGTCTATATCATTGATGAAGCAGATACCATGACGGAACAGGCCCAGAATGCCTTATTAAAAACCATTGAGGAACCACCACCCTATGCGGTGATATTACTCTTATCCCGTAATGTCAATCGATTTTTACCTACGATACTATCCCGATGTGTGGTGCTAAAATTAAAACCTGTATCAGATGATAAGATGATGGCTCATTTGTTACAAGCCCATGATGTCACCCATGAGCAAGCAAGATTAGTGGCATCATTTTCACAAGGGAACATGGGTAAAGGGATGGCACTCATAACTTCTAAGGCTTTTTTGGACATGCGTGACCAGATGATTGATATTGTCAATGAGATGATTCATAGTGATGATTATGGGTTGATGGTATTAAGTGAACGATTCGATGCCTTTAAGGATCAGATTAATGATTTTCTGGATTTAATGATGACTTGGTTTCGGGATTTACTATTGGTTAAGAAGTTACAAACAGATGATTTACTGATTAATGGTGATAAATACAAAACCCTGTTGAAACAAGCACAGGTTTTATCGTATAATGAAATAAGCGTGATGACTCAGAACATACATAACGCTAAGGATTTATTACGATATAATTCTAATTATAGATTAGTGATAGAAATGATGTTATTACAAACAAAGGAGAATTCATAA
- a CDS encoding YaaR family protein encodes MKIRSVSSPEKISEVTRTEQKDHEAFKFTLLSKIDEASLQDRLKMMIGDITDQGQKIAKHMDVKDLKKYRELIKEFVNEVVTHSHKFSRENFLDRRGRHRVYGIVKRVDKHVDELAQALIQDEKNNLKILGHVDEIRGLLLDIIT; translated from the coding sequence ATGAAGATACGGTCGGTAAGTAGTCCTGAAAAGATCAGTGAGGTTACCCGAACAGAACAGAAGGATCATGAAGCATTTAAGTTTACTTTGTTAAGTAAAATTGATGAAGCATCCCTTCAAGATAGGCTGAAAATGATGATTGGTGATATTACGGACCAAGGTCAGAAAATCGCCAAACACATGGATGTAAAAGATTTAAAAAAATACCGGGAATTAATTAAGGAATTTGTGAACGAAGTGGTCACCCATTCCCATAAGTTTTCAAGAGAAAATTTCTTAGACCGACGAGGTAGACACCGGGTTTATGGTATTGTTAAACGGGTGGATAAACACGTTGATGAGTTAGCCCAAGCATTAATACAAGATGAGAAAAATAATCTGAAGATTTTAGGGCATGTGGATGAGATTCGAGGATTGTTATTAGATATTATCACTTAA
- a CDS encoding cyclic-di-AMP receptor, translating into MKLVIAVIHDEDSHRLTERLNKAGFMATKLASTGGFLKTGNTTIFVGTEKEKLDEVLDIIKKECKTNKQMSLLNPPVAGMPDGYLPYPIEVTVGGATVFVLDVDQYLKI; encoded by the coding sequence ATGAAACTTGTTATAGCTGTTATTCACGATGAAGACTCACATAGGTTAACGGAAAGATTAAATAAGGCAGGCTTTATGGCTACCAAATTAGCCAGTACAGGAGGTTTTCTTAAAACAGGAAATACAACCATCTTTGTTGGAACAGAAAAAGAAAAACTCGATGAAGTGCTGGATATTATTAAAAAAGAGTGTAAAACAAATAAGCAGATGTCTTTACTAAACCCACCTGTTGCAGGTATGCCAGACGGCTATTTACCTTATCCTATTGAAGTAACAGTAGGTGGTGCAACAGTTTTTGTACTGGATGTGGATCAATATCTCAAGATATAA
- the tmk gene encoding dTMP kinase, with amino-acid sequence MKGLFITIEGADGSGKSTQIERLRRYLEDKQYEVVLTREPGGTVISEAIRHIVLNKDYMEMSDTTEALLYAASRAQHVEQFIKPLLSQGKVVICDRFVDSSVIYQGYARGLGMDDIEEINRYATGGLQPDLTILLDIDAEEGLKRKKDQQELDRLELQKFEFHKKVSQGYKKLAQKHPERIYAIDGLLPVELIHEEVVNVIEKKLNVNNT; translated from the coding sequence ATGAAAGGACTATTTATTACCATAGAAGGCGCAGATGGATCTGGAAAGTCAACGCAAATTGAGAGGTTACGACGTTATCTAGAAGACAAGCAGTATGAAGTTGTTTTGACCAGAGAACCAGGAGGCACAGTGATTAGCGAAGCTATTCGTCATATCGTATTAAATAAAGACTATATGGAGATGTCAGATACAACAGAAGCGCTACTATATGCCGCTAGTCGGGCACAACATGTGGAACAATTTATTAAGCCATTACTCAGCCAAGGAAAAGTGGTTATCTGTGATCGTTTTGTTGATTCATCGGTTATCTATCAAGGTTATGCTAGAGGCTTAGGTATGGATGATATTGAAGAAATTAATCGTTATGCTACAGGGGGATTACAACCTGATCTCACCATCTTATTGGATATTGACGCAGAAGAAGGTCTTAAACGTAAGAAAGACCAGCAGGAATTAGACCGTCTTGAACTTCAAAAATTTGAATTTCATAAAAAAGTAAGTCAAGGGTATAAAAAGTTAGCCCAGAAACATCCAGAACGTATATATGCTATTGATGGGTTATTGCCAGTGGAATTAATCCATGAAGAAGTGGTGAATGTTATTGAGAAAAAGCTGAATGTAAATAACACATAA
- a CDS encoding aminotransferase class I/II-fold pyridoxal phosphate-dependent enzyme has protein sequence MDRPTLYEQLYLYKKNIYPMHMPGHKLGRCTHLSEDAAIDVTEVEGTDNLHHPHGILLEAQEKAAKTFGAKRTFFLVGGSTSGILSAIWAVCCQGDKIIMARNAHKSVYNATLLCRLTPIYIYPRMIPENGLAAGLDPQQLEQLLKDNPSAKMVVITSPNYEGLVSDVKTIAKLVHEHGKLLMVDEAHGAHFSFHDDFPASVLAYGADIVVQSTHKTLPAYTQSAMLHVGSDRINLSRLQEALALFQSSSPSYMLMNGLDSCRDLLDRQGDVLFEKYVKDLKTCREKLVSELNCLQLVNQDVIGVHHIHHMDLSKLVIDCTVANKTGIELNHLLREQYNIQVELADKNHIVAMTSICDDEASLMAFAHALIEIDKGLKKTRNTHEHYDIIEDIQQVYMPWDAYTMQKRRVSFIESVGKVIGEFIIPFPPGIPLIVPGERISEGIIRIVEQYRDLDIMGMADNTCQTIQIIDEV, from the coding sequence ATGGATAGACCAACGTTGTACGAACAATTGTATCTTTATAAAAAAAACATTTACCCCATGCATATGCCAGGTCACAAATTAGGTCGATGTACCCACTTAAGTGAAGATGCCGCTATTGATGTAACAGAAGTAGAAGGCACAGATAATCTTCACCATCCTCATGGTATTTTATTAGAAGCCCAAGAAAAAGCTGCAAAGACATTTGGTGCGAAACGTACATTTTTTTTAGTGGGTGGTAGTACAAGCGGTATATTATCCGCTATATGGGCTGTATGTTGTCAAGGTGATAAGATCATCATGGCTAGAAATGCTCATAAATCGGTTTATAATGCGACTTTATTATGCCGGCTAACCCCTATCTATATTTATCCTCGTATGATACCAGAGAATGGATTAGCAGCAGGTTTAGACCCTCAACAACTGGAACAATTACTTAAGGATAATCCATCAGCAAAAATGGTGGTTATTACAAGTCCTAATTATGAAGGGTTGGTTTCCGATGTGAAAACAATCGCTAAGCTAGTACATGAGCATGGAAAACTATTGATGGTGGATGAAGCTCATGGTGCTCACTTTTCATTTCATGATGATTTTCCTGCATCAGTATTAGCATACGGTGCAGATATTGTTGTTCAAAGCACCCATAAAACACTACCTGCGTATACACAGAGTGCCATGCTCCACGTTGGCTCAGATAGGATTAATCTATCACGTTTACAAGAGGCTTTAGCCTTATTTCAGAGCAGCAGCCCCTCTTACATGCTGATGAATGGTTTAGACAGCTGTAGGGACCTTCTGGATCGTCAAGGGGATGTGTTATTTGAAAAATACGTTAAGGACTTAAAAACATGCCGAGAAAAATTAGTTTCAGAGCTTAACTGTCTTCAATTAGTGAATCAGGACGTCATAGGTGTTCACCATATTCATCATATGGACCTATCCAAACTTGTTATTGATTGTACAGTGGCAAATAAGACAGGTATAGAACTCAATCATCTTTTAAGAGAGCAATACAACATACAAGTGGAGTTAGCAGATAAAAATCATATCGTTGCTATGACATCTATATGCGATGATGAAGCCTCTTTAATGGCTTTTGCTCATGCATTAATAGAAATTGATAAAGGGTTGAAGAAAACTAGAAATACCCATGAACATTATGATATAATAGAAGATATTCAACAAGTATACATGCCATGGGATGCCTACACAATGCAAAAACGACGGGTATCTTTCATTGAATCTGTTGGTAAGGTCATTGGTGAGTTTATCATACCTTTTCCACCAGGTATTCCCCTTATTGTACCTGGAGAACGTATCAGTGAAGGTATCATACGGATTGTTGAACAATATAGGGACTTAGACATAATGGGGATGGCTGATAATACATGCCAAACCATTCAAATCATTGACGAGGTGTAA